AAAAACTGAATTGGGCGAAATTGCTAAAAAAGATTCTGACACTGTTAAGGCAGCATTGCTTGAAGCAGTAAAAGGATTAAAACTTGATGAACTAACAATTGATTTAGATCAAAGAGAAAACAAAGCCAAAGTTAAAGCTAATGCAAAAAGCACAATCTACGAAGGTGAAGTTACAGTTACATTTACTGGAACTGAAGGTGGCGGTAATCAACAAGGGAGTGAAATAAATGTTAAAGCTTTAAAAGATAAAATAAATACAATTTGAGGCTTAGCTCCAGAATTTAAAGACCGTTTACAAAATTCATTCAAGGAAGGTGATACATATCAATCAGTACTAGACAAGATTGCATCAAAACTAAGCGATAAAGAAAAACAACTTGTTAAATTAGCTTCTGATGATGATAAAAATAAGAAACTTGGCTTACAAGCACAACAAAAAATAAAAATTAAAGTTGGTGCTGAAGAATTAGAACTTGAATTTGGAAAAGTAGCCAATGCATAAACGCTGCAGAAAATGATTTAAAAACAACAACAAAGCAAGCTTTAAACAAAGTTATAACAAAAACTGAATTGGGCGAAATTGCTAAAAAAGATTCTGACACTGTTAAGGCAGCATTGCTTGCAGCAGTAAAAGGATTAAAACTTGATGAACTAACAATTGATTTAGATCAAAGAGAAAACAAAGCCAAAGTTAAAGCTAATGCAAAAAGCACAATCTACGAAGGTGAAGTTACAGTTACATTTACTGTAAAAAAAGTTTAATCAAAACTTAACGTCAGCAATGTCTGATGTTTTTATATTCTCATAAACTCACTGTTTTTGATATTTATTAATAGATTTATAAAGCATTTTTAAGGCTGTTTTACAGCCTTTAAAGAAAGGATAAATTTATGAAAAAATCAAAGTTTTTATTACTTGGATCAGTTGCTTCAATGGCCGCAATACCTTTTGTAGCTGCTAAGTGTGGTGGCACTAAAGAAGAAAATAAAAAGCCTGCTGAAATGCCAGGTGGCACAGAACAACCAGGAAAACCAGGTGATACAGATCAGCCTGCACAACCAAACCCTGGCACAACTCCAAGCACACCAGCTAAACCAGGTAAAACCCCTGAAAGAATGGCACAAGATACTGATGTAAGTGGTGCTGACATTAGTGGTTCTATTAAAACGCCAGACACCACTGCAACAAAAACTAAACTTAGTGACGCGCTAAAAACTATTGCTAATAACAACTTAGGAAAAGTACAAGTTTCTAAAGAAGATAAAGACAAAAAAGATAAAGAAGATAAGACAGGTGGTAGCACATCAACTGATAATAAAGACCCCAAATCTCCAGGTGAAAGCGAAAGTGTCCCAATGGAATCAAGTAAAATTGACCTTAAAAAACTCGAAGAATCTGTTAAACAAGAACTAAACAAGTTAGCTAAAAAAGATGTTCTTTCTGAAGATGTATTGGATGTCTTAAAGAAAGCAAAAGGGCTAGAATCATTAAAGTTAGGTGATTTATCTAAGGTTGAATTTAATGAAAAAGATAAAAAATTAACAATTGAATCGCATAAAGACTCAAAATTAGTTACAGGCAAGTATGAATTTACTTTAGAAAAGTAAAAACAAATGATAAGCAAAAAACGGGGCTTCCCGTTTTTGTTTTTTATGTATTTATTTGTTATTTTTTTCAATAAAAATGCTCTAGTAAAAGGATTTGAACGAGTGCCAACTGCAGTGATGTTTAATTTATCCTTTGAACCTTGCACCAAAATGTGCTTATTTTCTGAATTCTTAAAATGTTTTTGCAATGCTTTAACTATTTTGTCATAGTTTGGATTTTCTGAAAATTCACTTGATAGTTGTTTTGAAAGTTATTTCTTATCATTTTCAGACAATTTACTCATATCTATTTTATTTTAAAAGCGCTTGCTGGAGTTATTGACGAGGCATCATCTTTTTTATCTTTGTCAGATTGCCTGCCTCTGTTTTATCTTTTTCAGTCTTTTTGACCCCCGCTGGCATGATGCCTTTTGCTGGCGTTTTAGTACCTTTTTGACTTCACATGGTTTTTCTGCTAGTCTACTGTTTTATTCTTTAGTATCGCCACATTTAGATGCTACAAAAGGAATTGCAGCTAATGAAGATAGCGATCCAAGCAATAAAAAAACATCAGATAATTTGCTGA
This sequence is a window from Mycoplasmopsis agalactiae PG2. Protein-coding genes within it:
- a CDS encoding variable surface lipoprotein, producing the protein MKKSKFLLLGSVASMAAIPFVAAKCGGTKEENKKPAEMPGGTEQPGKPGDTDQPAQPNPGTTPSTPAKPGKTPERMAQDTDVSGADISGSIKTPDTTATKTKLSDALKTIANNNLGKVQVSKEDKDKKDKEDKTGGSTSTDNKDPKSPGESESVPMESSKIDLKKLEESVKQELNKLAKKDVLSEDVLDVLKKAKGLESLKLGDLSKVEFNEKDKKLTIESHKDSKLVTGKYEFTLEK